Proteins encoded within one genomic window of Citrobacter amalonaticus Y19:
- the pcoB gene encoding copper resistance outer membrane transporter PcoB, protein MKRNLKAIPVLVAGLFTSQLSIAAGSVSADPHAGHDMSAMQMPADENFTEMTSMEPIVTESRTPIPPVTDADRKAAFGNLQGHAIHDSAINYLVLLDQLEWQRSDNTNNFSWSVNSWIGGDTDRIWLKSEGERSNGETEAAEAQLLWGHAVGPWWDLVAGVRQDFRPASARTWAAVGFQGLALYNFESEITGFVSNGGKAALRLGGEYDVLLTNRLILQPSYEVNFYSQDDESRGRGRGLTDTELGLRLRYEIRREFAPYIGVSWNQLYGKTSDMAKREGEKDHQVVFLAGARIWF, encoded by the coding sequence ATGAAGAGAAATTTGAAGGCCATACCTGTTCTGGTCGCCGGTTTGTTTACCTCACAGCTTTCTATTGCGGCGGGCTCCGTCTCTGCAGATCCCCACGCCGGGCACGACATGTCTGCCATGCAGATGCCAGCAGATGAGAATTTCACTGAGATGACGTCAATGGAGCCCATTGTAACTGAGAGCAGAACGCCAATTCCGCCTGTTACCGATGCCGACCGGAAGGCTGCATTCGGCAATTTACAGGGGCATGCGATTCACGACAGTGCGATTAATTATCTGGTTCTGCTGGATCAACTGGAATGGCAACGGTCGGATAACACCAACAATTTCAGCTGGAGTGTTAACAGCTGGATTGGAGGCGACACAGATCGGATTTGGCTAAAGAGTGAAGGTGAACGAAGCAATGGGGAAACGGAGGCGGCTGAAGCGCAGTTACTCTGGGGACATGCGGTTGGCCCATGGTGGGATTTGGTTGCGGGTGTCAGGCAGGATTTCAGACCTGCTTCTGCCCGGACCTGGGCTGCTGTCGGTTTTCAGGGGCTGGCACTCTATAATTTTGAGTCTGAAATTACGGGTTTTGTCAGTAATGGCGGAAAAGCAGCCCTTCGTCTGGGAGGAGAATACGACGTTTTACTGACTAACCGGCTCATACTCCAGCCATCCTATGAGGTGAATTTCTACAGTCAGGATGATGAATCGCGGGGTCGCGGCAGGGGACTGACTGACACAGAGCTGGGGCTCCGGCTGCGCTATGAAATACGCCGTGAGTTTGCACCCTATATAGGCGTTTCCTGGAATCAACTTTACGGGAAAACATCCGATATGGCGAAAAGAGAAGGTGAGAAAGACCATCAGGTAGTATTCCTGGCGGGAGCCAGAATCTGGTTTTAA
- the pcoR gene encoding copper response regulator transcription factor PcoR, whose product MQRILIVEDEQKTGRYLQQGLVEEGYQADLFNNGRDGLGAASKGQYDLIILDVMLPFLDGWQIISALRESGHEEPVLFLTAKDNVRDKVKGLELGADDYLIKPFDFTELVARVRTLLRRARSQAATVCTIADMTVDMVRRTVIRSGKKIHLTGKEYVLLELLLQRTGEVLPRSLISSLVWNMNFDSDTNVIDVAVRRLRSKIDDDFEPKLIHTVRGAGYVLEIREE is encoded by the coding sequence ATGCAGCGTATTTTAATCGTTGAAGACGAACAAAAAACAGGTCGTTACCTGCAGCAGGGACTGGTTGAGGAAGGCTATCAGGCCGATCTCTTTAATAATGGCCGCGATGGTCTCGGGGCCGCGTCGAAGGGACAGTATGATTTGATAATACTGGACGTGATGCTGCCTTTCCTCGACGGGTGGCAAATCATCAGCGCACTGAGGGAGTCCGGGCACGAAGAACCGGTCCTGTTTTTAACCGCAAAGGACAACGTGCGGGACAAAGTGAAAGGACTGGAGCTTGGCGCAGATGACTACCTGATTAAGCCCTTTGATTTTACGGAGCTGGTTGCACGTGTAAGAACCCTACTGCGCCGGGCACGCTCGCAGGCCGCAACAGTCTGCACCATCGCCGATATGACCGTTGATATGGTGCGCCGGACCGTGATCCGTTCGGGGAAGAAGATCCATCTCACCGGTAAAGAATACGTTCTGCTTGAGTTGCTGCTGCAACGCACCGGAGAAGTGTTACCCAGGAGTCTTATCTCGTCCCTGGTCTGGAACATGAATTTTGACAGTGATACGAATGTGATTGATGTCGCCGTGAGACGTCTGAGAAGTAAAATTGATGATGACTTTGAGCCAAAACTGATCCATACCGTTCGCGGTGCCGGATATGTCCTGGAGATCAGAGAAGAGTGA
- the pcoD gene encoding copper resistance inner membrane protein PcoD, which yields MVIFGLPFFQIYGISGVRHETYNLTNFRSFITFAVVTGIILTGINMLLVSNAMSGVTDLRELSIHVIEMVIEETDVGISWIVRLCALFTTLGALFLYTNKRVLSCLLMTMSGGVALATLAWGGHAVMHDGLHYYLHLLSDLTHLGAAGAWTGALVAFAILLMRRNEHNAQSVIVISDSLAKFATAGTVIVVALILSALVNYLYIAEGNLTPLFNSSWGRILLAKTALFVLMLLLAAANRFHLGPRLEVMVREGNYDRSVALMRNSILTEFVVAIIILGAVAWLGMLAPSQVS from the coding sequence ATGGTAATATTTGGATTGCCATTTTTTCAGATATATGGAATAAGCGGTGTCAGACATGAAACCTATAACCTGACTAATTTCAGGTCGTTTATAACCTTTGCTGTTGTTACAGGCATCATTCTTACTGGCATTAATATGCTCCTGGTATCTAATGCCATGAGTGGAGTAACTGACCTCAGAGAATTATCCATCCATGTTATCGAGATGGTGATAGAAGAAACTGATGTGGGTATTAGCTGGATTGTCAGGCTCTGTGCCCTGTTTACCACACTCGGTGCTTTGTTCCTTTACACTAATAAGAGAGTATTGTCCTGCCTGCTGATGACGATGAGTGGGGGCGTGGCGCTGGCTACACTTGCCTGGGGAGGACACGCCGTTATGCATGACGGTCTGCATTACTATCTCCATTTACTGAGCGATCTGACCCATCTCGGCGCTGCAGGTGCCTGGACAGGTGCTCTGGTTGCATTTGCTATCCTGCTGATGCGCAGAAACGAGCATAATGCACAGAGCGTCATTGTGATATCTGACTCCCTGGCAAAATTTGCCACGGCAGGAACGGTGATTGTTGTAGCCCTGATCCTGAGTGCGCTGGTCAACTATCTGTATATTGCTGAGGGTAACTTAACTCCCTTATTCAACAGTTCCTGGGGGAGGATATTGCTTGCCAAGACGGCTCTGTTTGTTCTGATGCTTCTTCTGGCTGCAGCAAACCGGTTTCACCTGGGTCCCCGGCTTGAAGTTATGGTCAGGGAAGGGAATTATGATCGCAGCGTTGCCCTGATGCGAAACAGCATCCTGACAGAATTCGTTGTTGCGATTATCATTCTGGGCGCCGTAGCGTGGCTCGGAATGCTTGCTCCGTCTCAGGTCAGCTAG
- the pcoC gene encoding copper resistance system metallochaperone PcoC: MSILNKAILTGGLVMGVAFSAMAHPELKSSVPQADSAVAAPEKIQLNFSENLTVKFSGAKLTMTGMKGMSSHSPMPVAAKVAPGADPKSMVIIPREPLPAGTYRVDWRAVSSDTHPITGNYTFTVK, encoded by the coding sequence ATGTCGATTTTAAATAAAGCCATTCTTACAGGTGGCCTCGTTATGGGCGTTGCTTTCTCTGCTATGGCCCATCCGGAATTAAAAAGCTCTGTGCCACAGGCTGATTCAGCCGTAGCGGCCCCGGAAAAGATTCAGCTTAATTTCTCGGAAAATCTGACCGTGAAATTCTCAGGTGCAAAATTAACGATGACGGGTATGAAAGGCATGTCATCACATTCTCCGATGCCGGTCGCGGCAAAAGTGGCGCCAGGCGCTGACCCTAAATCGATGGTCATTATTCCGCGAGAGCCTTTACCCGCTGGCACTTATCGTGTTGACTGGCGCGCGGTTTCTTCAGATACGCACCCTATTACCGGTAATTACACCTTTACAGTGAAGTAA
- the pcoA gene encoding multicopper oxidase PcoA yields MLLKTSRRTFLKGLTLSGVAGSLGVWSFNARSSLSLPVAASLQGTQFDLTIGETAVNITGSERQAKTINGGLPGPVLRWKEGDTITLKVKNRLNEQTSIHWHGIILPANMDGVPGLSFMGIEPDDTYVYTFKVKQNGTYWYHSHSGLQEQEGVYGAIIIDAREPEPFAYDREHVVMLSDWTDENPHSLLKKLKKQSDYYNFNKPTVGSFFRDVNTRGLSATIADRKMWAEMKMNPTDLADVSGYTYTYLMNGQAPLKNWTGLFRPGEKIRLRFINGSAMTYFDIRIPGLKMTVVAADGQYVNPVTVDEFRIAVAETYDVIVEPQGEAYTIFAQSMDRTGYARGTLATREGLSAAVPPLDPRPLLTMEDMGMGGMGHDMAGMDHSQMGGMDNSGEMMSMDGADLPDSGTSSAPMDHSSMAGMDHSRMAGMPGMQSHPASETDNPLVDMQAMSVSPKLNDPGIGLRNNGRKVLTYADLKSRFEDPDGREPGRTIELHLTGHMEKFAWSFNGIKFSDAAPVLLKYGERLRITLINDTMMTHPIHLHGMWSDLEDENGNFMVRKHTIDVPPGTKRSYRVTADALGRWAYHCHLLYHMEMGMFREVRVEE; encoded by the coding sequence ATGCTGTTGAAAACGTCTCGACGAACTTTCCTGAAGGGGTTAACCCTCTCTGGCGTAGCCGGAAGTCTTGGCGTATGGAGTTTCAATGCGCGTTCCAGTCTGAGCCTGCCAGTTGCCGCATCCCTGCAGGGTACTCAGTTTGACCTGACCATTGGTGAAACGGCCGTCAATATCACGGGCAGTGAGCGTCAGGCCAAAACAATCAATGGAGGCCTGCCGGGGCCCGTTCTTCGCTGGAAAGAAGGTGACACCATTACCCTGAAGGTCAAAAACCGTCTTAATGAACAGACGTCCATTCACTGGCACGGCATTATTCTTCCGGCCAATATGGATGGTGTTCCGGGGCTGAGTTTTATGGGCATAGAGCCTGATGATACCTACGTTTACACCTTTAAGGTTAAGCAGAACGGGACTTACTGGTACCACAGCCATTCCGGTCTGCAGGAACAGGAGGGGGTATACGGTGCCATTATCATCGATGCCAGGGAGCCAGAACCGTTTGCTTACGATCGTGAGCATGTGGTCATGTTGTCTGACTGGACCGATGAAAATCCTCACAGCCTGCTGAAAAAATTAAAAAAACAGTCGGATTACTACAATTTCAATAAACCAACCGTTGGCTCTTTTTTCCGCGACGTGAATACCAGGGGGCTGTCAGCCACCATTGCCGATCGGAAAATGTGGGCTGAAATGAAAATGAATCCGACTGACCTCGCGGATGTCAGTGGCTACACCTACACCTATCTCATGAACGGGCAGGCCCCGCTGAAAAACTGGACCGGACTGTTCCGTCCCGGTGAAAAGATACGCTTACGGTTTATCAACGGCTCGGCAATGACCTATTTCGATATCCGTATCCCCGGGCTGAAAATGACGGTCGTGGCTGCAGATGGCCAGTATGTAAACCCGGTTACCGTTGACGAATTCAGGATTGCCGTTGCCGAAACCTATGATGTCATTGTGGAGCCTCAGGGTGAGGCCTATACCATCTTCGCACAATCCATGGACAGGACCGGTTACGCTCGAGGGACACTGGCCACGAGAGAGGGGTTAAGTGCTGCCGTTCCCCCCCTCGATCCCCGTCCTCTGTTGACCATGGAAGATATGGGTATGGGGGGAATGGGACATGATATGGCAGGAATGGACCACAGCCAGATGGGAGGCATGGATAACAGCGGAGAGATGATGTCTATGGACGGTGCTGACCTTCCGGATAGCGGGACATCCTCCGCGCCCATGGATCACAGCAGCATGGCCGGTATGGATCATTCCCGGATGGCCGGAATGCCGGGTATGCAAAGTCATCCTGCGTCAGAAACGGATAACCCACTGGTTGATATGCAGGCGATGAGCGTCTCTCCGAAATTAAATGATCCGGGTATTGGTCTTCGAAATAACGGAAGAAAGGTTCTCACGTACGCGGATTTGAAAAGCCGCTTTGAGGATCCTGACGGACGTGAACCTGGCCGTACCATAGAACTGCATTTAACCGGCCACATGGAAAAGTTTGCCTGGTCATTTAACGGAATCAAGTTTTCAGATGCCGCACCGGTGCTGCTGAAATACGGTGAGCGGCTCAGGATCACGCTGATCAACGATACCATGATGACTCACCCCATTCACCTGCATGGTATGTGGAGCGATCTGGAAGATGAAAACGGTAATTTCATGGTTCGTAAACACACAATAGATGTTCCCCCTGGTACAAAACGCAGTTACAGAGTGACAGCAGATGCGCTTGGCCGCTGGGCGTATCACTGCCATTTGCTCTATCACATGGAAATGGGAATGTTTCGTGAAGTCCGGGTGGAGGAATGA